From one Rhodovulum sp. ES.010 genomic stretch:
- a CDS encoding gene transfer agent family protein has product MTNPHAGEVALVIEGERRVMKLTLGALAELEAALGADTLVALIERYENGEFATRDVLALLLAGLRGGGWEGSATDLAQADIAGGPIAAAQAAAQLLARAFTLPETTRDGL; this is encoded by the coding sequence ATGACCAATCCGCATGCAGGCGAAGTGGCGCTGGTTATCGAGGGCGAGCGCCGGGTGATGAAGCTGACGCTGGGGGCGTTGGCCGAACTCGAGGCCGCACTCGGCGCTGACACGCTGGTGGCGCTGATCGAACGTTACGAGAACGGTGAGTTCGCCACCCGTGACGTGCTTGCCCTTCTGCTGGCGGGGCTGCGCGGTGGCGGCTGGGAGGGCTCGGCGACCGATCTTGCGCAAGCCGATATCGCCGGCGGTCCGATTGCGGCGGCGCAGGCGGCTGCGCAGTTGCTCGCGCGCGCCTTTACGTTGCCGGAGACCACCCGTGACGGGCTTTGA
- a CDS encoding phage major tail protein, TP901-1 family, giving the protein MTAQYGKDLLIKLDMTGSGQFETIAGLRATRISFNAEQVDVTSMESQGGWRELLGGAGVKSAQISGSGVFKDEQTDARARQVFFDAEIPNFQLVIPDFGVVEGLFQVGTLEYSGNHNGEATYELTLASAGVLSFTAF; this is encoded by the coding sequence ATGACGGCGCAGTATGGCAAGGACCTTCTGATAAAGCTCGACATGACCGGGTCCGGTCAGTTCGAGACCATCGCGGGGCTCAGGGCCACGCGGATCAGTTTCAACGCGGAGCAGGTCGATGTGACCAGCATGGAAAGCCAGGGCGGCTGGCGTGAGTTGCTTGGCGGCGCGGGCGTGAAATCCGCGCAGATATCGGGGTCTGGGGTATTCAAAGACGAACAGACCGACGCCCGCGCACGCCAGGTTTTCTTCGATGCCGAGATTCCGAACTTCCAGCTCGTGATTCCCGATTTCGGCGTGGTCGAGGGGCTCTTTCAGGTCGGCACGCTGGAGTACTCCGGCAATCACAATGGCGAGGCAACCTATGAGCTTACCCTCGCTTCCGCCGGTGTCCTCAGCTTCACGGCGTTCTGA
- a CDS encoding phage tail tape measure protein, translated as MAKSEDYEAFEDQIEALETTLGGARGTAAAFELELVRMRESLTLTNREVGALSRSIGRGLRSAFDGLVFDGMKLSDALKTVANSIVNATYSAAIKPVQNQLGGLIAGGIEGLVNAALPFGKGGAFTQGQVIPFATGGVVDQATYFPMRGATGLMGEAGPEAILPLSRGADGRLGVRSEGGGRPVQVVMNITTPDLQGFARSQSQVASEMSRLIARGQRNR; from the coding sequence ATGGCCAAATCAGAGGATTATGAGGCCTTCGAGGACCAGATCGAGGCACTGGAAACAACGCTGGGCGGGGCTCGGGGCACCGCCGCGGCCTTCGAGCTTGAACTGGTCCGCATGCGCGAGAGCCTGACACTGACCAACCGAGAGGTAGGCGCGCTCTCGCGTTCGATCGGCCGCGGGTTGCGCAGTGCCTTCGACGGACTCGTCTTTGACGGGATGAAGCTGTCGGACGCGTTGAAAACGGTCGCCAATTCTATCGTGAATGCGACCTACTCCGCCGCGATCAAGCCGGTGCAGAACCAGTTGGGCGGTTTGATCGCGGGCGGGATCGAGGGGTTGGTGAACGCCGCCCTGCCGTTCGGCAAGGGCGGTGCCTTTACGCAGGGCCAAGTCATCCCCTTCGCGACGGGAGGGGTCGTTGACCAGGCCACGTATTTTCCAATGCGCGGCGCGACCGGGCTGATGGGCGAGGCGGGCCCCGAGGCAATCTTGCCGCTTTCGCGCGGGGCGGATGGTCGGCTCGGTGTTCGGAGCGAGGGCGGCGGGCGGCCCGTGCAGGTGGTGATGAACATCACGACGCCGGACTTGCAGGGTTTTGCCCGAAGCCAGAGCCAGGTCGCCTCCGAAATGAGCCGGCTGATCGCGCGCGGGCAACGCAATCGGTAA
- a CDS encoding rcc01693 family protein: MTGFDWGTLMQAGIRGLGLKPAEFWGLTPAELMLMLGAVGGPAPMTRARMEELARAFPDRKED; encoded by the coding sequence GTGACGGGCTTTGACTGGGGTACGCTCATGCAGGCCGGCATCCGGGGGCTAGGGCTGAAGCCCGCGGAATTCTGGGGCCTGACCCCGGCCGAACTGATGCTGATGCTCGGGGCCGTTGGCGGCCCGGCGCCGATGACCCGCGCGCGTATGGAAGAACTCGCGCGTGCCTTTCCCGACCGCAAAGAGGACTGA
- a CDS encoding DUF2460 domain-containing protein has product MSFHEIRFPANLSFGSLGGPERRTEIVALANGFEERNTPWEHARRRYDAGAAMRSLDDVEALIAFFEARRGQLYGFRWRDWSDYKSCLPSHAPGAADQTIGHGDGATAEFQLAKTYVSGDHSYRRPIAKPVAGTVKVAVDGAELVEGGGFEVDTAAGMVTLQAAPKLGAAVTAGFEFDVPVRFDTDRIHTSVASFRAGEVPSVPVVEVRV; this is encoded by the coding sequence ATGTCATTTCACGAAATCCGGTTTCCGGCAAATCTCAGTTTCGGCTCGCTTGGCGGGCCGGAGCGGCGGACCGAGATCGTGGCGCTGGCCAACGGGTTCGAGGAGCGGAACACGCCTTGGGAGCATGCGCGGCGCCGGTATGATGCGGGCGCCGCGATGCGCTCGCTCGACGATGTCGAGGCGCTGATCGCGTTCTTCGAGGCGCGGCGCGGCCAGCTTTATGGGTTCCGCTGGAGGGACTGGTCCGACTACAAGTCCTGCCTGCCCTCGCACGCGCCGGGAGCGGCCGACCAGACGATCGGTCACGGCGACGGGGCGACGGCAGAGTTCCAACTGGCGAAGACCTATGTCTCGGGTGACCATTCCTACCGGCGTCCGATCGCCAAGCCGGTAGCGGGCACGGTGAAGGTGGCAGTCGACGGCGCGGAACTTGTCGAAGGGGGCGGGTTCGAGGTTGATACCGCCGCCGGCATGGTCACCCTTCAGGCCGCGCCAAAGCTGGGCGCGGCGGTCACGGCCGGTTTCGAGTTCGACGTCCCGGTGCGTTTCGATACCGATCGCATCCACACCTCGGTCGCGAGCTTTCGCGCGGGTGAAGTGCCCTCTGTGCCCGTCGTGGAGGTGCGGGTCTGA